The following are from one region of the Paenalkalicoccus suaedae genome:
- the sufD gene encoding Fe-S cluster assembly protein SufD, with amino-acid sequence MTTEVTFPVNREELTNFSKDHKEPQWFSDLRLSALERATKLELPKPDKTKIAKWNFTSFDFASNTDKANSYASLTEGVKTLVGDEEKVQNLLTQKNGVTQFHQVQEELASKGVIFTDIQTAIAEHGELVEKYFMQDAVSVDEHQLTSLHAALVNGGTFIYVPKNVEVEAPLQAVFEHAGRFGLFNHVLIVAEANSSLTYIENYVSEGSGEEAIANIIAEVHVADGATVRFGAVDNLTNAVTTYVNRRGQVTGRDAKLYWALGLMNDGNTVSENTTYLHGEGSYGDTKSVTIGRGSQSQNFTTNMVHFGKNSDGQILKHGVMKDSATSIFNGISKIEHGATKANGEQTERVLMLSEKARGDANPILLIDEDDVTAGHAASVGKIDPIQMFYLMSRGLSRLQAERLIIHGFLEPVVSELPIDSVKEQLYELIERKVM; translated from the coding sequence ATGACAACAGAAGTTACTTTTCCTGTAAATCGGGAAGAACTTACAAATTTCTCTAAAGACCATAAGGAGCCTCAGTGGTTTTCTGATCTTCGACTAAGCGCTTTAGAGAGAGCAACAAAGCTTGAGCTACCGAAGCCTGACAAAACTAAAATTGCAAAGTGGAACTTTACGTCGTTCGACTTTGCTTCTAATACAGATAAAGCAAACAGCTATGCGTCTCTTACAGAAGGTGTGAAAACACTTGTAGGTGACGAAGAGAAGGTACAAAACCTTCTTACGCAAAAAAATGGTGTGACTCAGTTCCATCAAGTCCAAGAGGAGCTAGCTTCTAAGGGCGTTATCTTTACAGATATCCAAACAGCAATTGCAGAGCACGGAGAGCTTGTAGAGAAGTACTTCATGCAGGACGCTGTATCTGTAGATGAGCATCAGCTAACATCTCTTCATGCAGCACTTGTAAACGGTGGTACGTTTATCTACGTTCCTAAAAACGTAGAAGTAGAAGCGCCACTTCAAGCTGTATTCGAGCACGCTGGTCGCTTTGGTCTATTCAATCACGTGTTAATCGTAGCGGAGGCGAATAGCTCACTTACGTATATCGAAAACTATGTGAGCGAAGGATCTGGAGAAGAAGCAATTGCGAATATTATCGCAGAAGTACATGTAGCAGATGGAGCAACTGTGCGCTTTGGTGCTGTTGATAACTTAACAAACGCTGTTACAACGTATGTAAACCGTCGTGGACAAGTTACAGGTCGTGACGCAAAGCTTTATTGGGCACTCGGTCTAATGAACGATGGGAATACAGTATCGGAGAACACAACGTACCTTCACGGTGAAGGTTCTTACGGTGACACGAAGTCTGTGACAATCGGACGTGGATCTCAGTCTCAAAACTTTACGACAAACATGGTTCATTTCGGAAAGAATTCTGATGGACAAATCTTAAAGCACGGTGTTATGAAGGATAGCGCAACGTCTATCTTCAACGGTATTTCTAAAATCGAGCACGGTGCAACGAAGGCTAACGGAGAGCAAACAGAACGCGTACTTATGCTTAGTGAAAAAGCACGTGGAGATGCAAACCCAATCCTTCTTATTGATGAGGACGATGTAACAGCAGGGCACGCAGCATCTGTTGGTAAGATTGATCCAATTCAAATGTTCTACCTAATGAGCCGCGGACTTTCTCGTTTGCAAGCAGAGCGTCTGATTATTCACGGCTTCTTAGAGCCCGTTGTAAGTGAGCTTCCGATCGACTCCGTAAAAGAGCAACTTTACGAGCTGATCGAAAGGAAAGTAATGTAA
- the sufC gene encoding Fe-S cluster assembly ATPase SufC, producing the protein MTKPNLTVNDLHVSIEEKEILKGFGIEVNGGEIHAIMGPNGTGKSTLASALMGHPKYEVTSGDASLNGEDLFEMEVDERARAGLFLAMQYPSEIAGVTNADFIRSAMNADKEEGEQVSLMQFIRKIDDKMSTLDMDQSFQHRYLNEGFSGGEKKRNEILQLLMLEPKIAILDEIDSGLDIDALKVVAEGINDMRSDDFGCLIITHYQRLLNYIKPDFVHVMMQGRIVKSGGPELAQKLEEQGYDWIKDELGIEDETVGQD; encoded by the coding sequence ATGACTAAGCCTAATTTGACCGTAAATGATCTTCATGTATCTATTGAAGAAAAAGAAATTTTAAAGGGATTCGGAATTGAAGTGAACGGTGGAGAAATTCACGCGATCATGGGACCGAACGGAACTGGTAAGTCTACATTAGCATCTGCTCTAATGGGACACCCCAAGTATGAAGTAACGTCTGGAGACGCTTCATTAAATGGGGAAGACCTATTCGAGATGGAAGTAGATGAGCGCGCACGTGCTGGTCTATTCCTAGCGATGCAGTATCCATCTGAAATTGCTGGAGTAACAAACGCAGACTTCATTCGTTCTGCAATGAATGCAGACAAAGAAGAGGGCGAGCAGGTTTCTCTTATGCAATTTATCCGTAAGATCGACGACAAGATGAGCACGTTAGATATGGATCAGTCGTTCCAGCACCGTTATCTAAACGAAGGCTTCTCTGGTGGAGAAAAGAAGCGTAACGAAATTCTTCAGCTTCTTATGCTTGAGCCAAAGATTGCTATTTTAGATGAGATTGACTCTGGTCTTGATATCGATGCACTTAAAGTAGTAGCAGAAGGTATTAATGATATGCGTAGCGATGACTTTGGTTGCCTAATCATCACGCACTATCAGCGCCTACTAAACTACATTAAGCCAGACTTCGTACACGTTATGATGCAAGGCCGCATCGTTAAATCTGGTGGTCCTGAACTAGCTCAGAAGCTAGAAGAGCAAGGCTATGACTGGATTAAAGATGAGCTTGGAATCGAAGACGAGACTGTAGGACAAGACTAA
- a CDS encoding MetQ/NlpA family ABC transporter substrate-binding protein — protein sequence MKKALQVAGVASLSVAFLAACGGNDANDTNVENAPANNVNDTAENNAANEPAEDNTNEPAENNANGEASEDLGTLVVGASNVPHAEILEFAAPLLAEQGVELEIQSFNDYILPNQALNEGELDANYFQHIPYLESQIEEFGYDFVNAGGIHIEPIGIYSQDYATLEELPEGADIIMSSSVADHGRILRLLEEEGLITLAEGVGINATLDDIEENPNNFNFQDNVEAALLPTAFENNEGDAILINSNYALDAGLNPLEDSIAIEAGDSENPYVNVIAVNSGDEDDPRVQTLVDVLLSDEVRDFILEEYNNAVVPAEQ from the coding sequence ATGAAAAAAGCACTACAGGTAGCAGGAGTAGCATCATTATCAGTAGCATTCTTAGCGGCTTGCGGAGGGAACGACGCAAACGATACAAACGTAGAGAACGCACCAGCAAATAACGTGAACGACACTGCAGAAAACAATGCAGCGAATGAGCCAGCTGAAGACAATACAAACGAGCCGGCAGAGAACAATGCAAACGGTGAAGCATCAGAAGATTTAGGAACACTTGTGGTAGGTGCGTCTAACGTACCTCACGCAGAAATCTTAGAATTTGCTGCGCCTCTATTAGCAGAGCAAGGTGTAGAGCTTGAGATTCAATCTTTCAACGACTACATTCTTCCTAACCAAGCATTAAACGAAGGCGAACTGGATGCAAACTACTTCCAGCACATTCCTTATCTTGAGTCTCAAATCGAAGAATTTGGCTATGATTTCGTTAACGCTGGTGGAATTCACATCGAGCCAATCGGTATCTACTCTCAAGATTACGCAACACTAGAAGAGCTTCCTGAAGGAGCGGACATCATTATGTCAAGCTCGGTAGCTGACCACGGTCGTATTCTACGACTTCTTGAAGAAGAAGGACTTATCACTTTAGCAGAGGGCGTTGGCATTAACGCAACTTTAGATGATATTGAAGAAAATCCAAACAATTTTAACTTCCAAGATAACGTAGAAGCAGCTCTTCTACCAACGGCTTTCGAAAATAACGAAGGTGACGCGATTTTAATTAACTCTAACTATGCACTTGATGCAGGGTTAAACCCATTAGAAGATTCTATCGCAATTGAAGCTGGAGATTCTGAGAACCCATACGTAAACGTAATTGCTGTAAACAGCGGTGACGAAGATGATCCACGCGTTCAAACTCTTGTAGATGTATTACTATCTGACGAAGTACGTGACTTCATCCTTGAAGAATACAACAACGCAGTAGTACCTGCAGAGCAATAA
- a CDS encoding methionine ABC transporter permease, protein MANFLLGSVFLGDVNWENMWDATLETLYMSLIALVVTFVLGIMLGLLLFLTSRGQLWQNKVINFVIGAYVNIFRSIPFIILIVLLIPFTRTILGTFLGPSAALPALIIGAAPFYARMVEIALREIDKGVIEASKSMGASNGQIIMKVLLPESMPALVSGITVTAIALVSYTAMAGVIGAGGLGDLAFRDGFQRNNPEITIVATIIVLIIVFILQFIGDYLTNKIDKR, encoded by the coding sequence ATGGCTAACTTTTTACTAGGATCTGTATTTTTAGGTGATGTAAACTGGGAGAACATGTGGGATGCAACGCTTGAGACACTGTATATGTCTCTTATTGCACTCGTAGTTACATTTGTATTAGGGATTATGTTAGGGCTGCTTCTCTTCTTAACGAGTCGAGGACAACTTTGGCAAAATAAAGTAATAAACTTTGTGATCGGTGCTTATGTAAATATTTTTAGATCGATTCCGTTTATCATTTTAATTGTCTTATTAATTCCATTTACACGAACTATTTTAGGGACATTCTTAGGTCCCTCCGCCGCACTACCAGCGCTTATTATAGGAGCAGCACCATTCTACGCACGAATGGTAGAGATTGCGCTCCGTGAAATAGATAAGGGAGTTATTGAAGCCTCTAAATCAATGGGAGCTTCTAATGGACAAATTATTATGAAGGTTTTACTACCTGAATCCATGCCAGCCTTAGTATCTGGTATTACTGTAACAGCGATTGCGCTTGTCAGTTATACCGCAATGGCAGGGGTTATTGGAGCGGGTGGACTAGGTGACCTCGCATTCCGCGATGGTTTCCAACGAAACAATCCAGAGATTACGATTGTTGCAACGATTATCGTCCTAATAATCGTCTTTATTCTTCAGTTTATTGGCGATTATTTAACGAATAAAATTGATAAGCGATAA
- a CDS encoding methionine ABC transporter ATP-binding protein, whose product MITLSKIAKTFRTRDGNVTAVDNIDLTIDKGEIYGIIGYSGAGKSTLIRLLNMLEAPTSGTVSVAGKEMNKLSKRQLRQARQEIGMIFQHFNLLWSRTVEENIAFPLEIKGVSKVDQKKRVDELIKLVGLEGRGGSYPSQLSGGQKQRVGIARALANNPQVLLCDEATSALDPKTTDSILELLTDINKKLGLTIVLITHEMHVIRKICHQVAVMEQGKIVERGPVLDVFRKPQQAMTKEFVKQVTEPEETEEAINHLFKEDGIGHVLQLTFVGGEAQRPLITDVVRKFDVSISILQGKISQTQNGPYGSLFISMSGDKSQVDGAIAFIQEQKVDVEVIHHG is encoded by the coding sequence TTGATTACTTTATCAAAAATAGCAAAGACATTCCGTACTCGTGACGGAAATGTGACAGCTGTCGATAATATTGATTTAACGATCGATAAAGGCGAAATCTACGGCATCATTGGCTACAGTGGTGCAGGTAAAAGTACCCTTATTCGACTGCTAAATATGCTTGAGGCACCAACATCCGGTACTGTATCGGTTGCTGGGAAAGAAATGAATAAGCTTTCTAAAAGACAGCTCAGACAAGCAAGACAGGAGATCGGGATGATCTTCCAGCATTTTAATCTCTTATGGTCACGAACTGTCGAAGAGAACATTGCGTTTCCTCTAGAGATTAAAGGGGTCTCAAAGGTTGATCAGAAGAAGAGAGTCGATGAGCTCATTAAGCTTGTAGGACTAGAAGGTAGAGGGGGATCCTATCCATCTCAGCTATCTGGAGGGCAAAAGCAGCGCGTCGGTATTGCGCGAGCACTAGCCAACAATCCTCAGGTGCTATTATGTGACGAAGCGACATCGGCACTTGATCCGAAGACAACAGACTCTATTTTAGAGCTACTAACGGATATTAATAAAAAGCTCGGATTAACGATCGTGCTCATCACACACGAGATGCACGTTATCCGGAAGATTTGTCACCAGGTTGCCGTAATGGAGCAAGGTAAAATTGTAGAAAGAGGTCCTGTATTGGATGTCTTCCGCAAACCACAGCAGGCAATGACAAAGGAATTCGTCAAGCAGGTTACTGAGCCTGAAGAGACAGAAGAAGCAATCAACCACCTCTTTAAAGAGGATGGGATTGGGCACGTGCTACAGCTTACATTTGTAGGCGGAGAAGCACAGCGACCACTCATTACGGACGTTGTTCGTAAATTTGATGTCTCCATTAGTATTTTGCAAGGAAAGATCTCGCAAACGCAAAACGGTCCTTACGGTTCTCTATTCATCAGTATGTCAGGTGACAAGAGCCAGGTTGATGGAGCTATTGCGTTTATCCAAGAGCAAAAAGTAGACGTGGAGGTGATCCACCATGGCTAA
- a CDS encoding MFS transporter, which produces MGSLAGDWRDQFKQYNKNVRLFLLSSILVNIGMGIFMIIYNYYIRELGFNDQTNGSVIAMQATATAITLLPIGILSDRTGRKKIILIGTIFAGVSLFVRAMVGAESLLLSGAFMTGLFMAFIQVTAIPLLAENSTEKQRVHLFSFNFAVIMIANVIGNLLGGSLSDFFIFLFQVSELWSIRLTLLIGATFYIAAIIPITKIREERKIRTANVQKKSFRQLFQTNRKGLKIIMLFAVAQIIIGFGSGLVIPYLNLYFVDRFDASYTSVGLILSSGQLMTAIAMMIGPAVVKRLGEVRAVVLLQLMSIPFLLITAFTEQLWLAVFGFLFRQALMNAGNPIQMSLMMRSVDDSIKGLANSVGQAVFQLGWAVMGPVSTTIVLVYGAYNGYAIVFSITAGLYILGTTYFFLVFRHNKPTS; this is translated from the coding sequence ATGGGATCACTAGCTGGTGATTGGCGCGACCAATTTAAACAGTACAACAAAAACGTCCGTTTATTCTTACTAAGCTCCATCCTCGTAAACATCGGGATGGGCATCTTTATGATCATCTACAACTACTACATACGAGAGCTCGGCTTTAATGATCAAACAAACGGGTCCGTCATCGCCATGCAGGCAACCGCAACTGCGATCACTTTATTACCTATTGGTATCCTTAGTGACCGAACGGGCCGTAAAAAAATCATTTTAATAGGCACCATTTTTGCAGGAGTCAGTCTCTTCGTGCGCGCGATGGTGGGGGCTGAGTCCCTTCTCCTAAGCGGAGCGTTCATGACGGGACTCTTCATGGCCTTTATTCAAGTCACAGCCATTCCCTTACTTGCTGAAAACTCAACGGAAAAGCAGCGCGTTCATTTGTTCAGCTTTAACTTTGCCGTCATTATGATTGCAAATGTTATCGGAAATTTACTTGGAGGCTCGTTAAGTGATTTCTTCATTTTTCTCTTCCAAGTATCGGAGCTTTGGAGTATCCGATTGACATTATTAATTGGAGCAACGTTTTATATAGCTGCGATTATTCCAATTACAAAAATCCGCGAAGAGCGCAAGATTCGAACAGCGAATGTTCAGAAGAAATCCTTCCGCCAACTTTTTCAAACGAATCGGAAAGGGCTTAAAATTATTATGCTGTTTGCGGTGGCGCAGATTATTATTGGCTTTGGATCAGGGCTCGTGATTCCGTATTTGAACTTATATTTTGTCGATCGATTTGATGCGTCGTATACGTCTGTCGGACTGATTCTCTCGTCTGGACAGCTGATGACGGCGATTGCGATGATGATCGGACCGGCGGTAGTGAAGCGGCTTGGTGAGGTGCGGGCCGTTGTGCTTCTGCAGCTCATGTCAATTCCGTTCTTGCTTATTACTGCCTTTACGGAGCAGCTCTGGCTTGCAGTGTTTGGCTTCCTATTCAGACAAGCGCTGATGAACGCCGGGAATCCGATTCAGATGTCTCTGATGATGCGGAGCGTCGATGATTCGATCAAGGGCCTCGCGAATTCTGTTGGTCAAGCGGTATTCCAGCTCGGCTGGGCGGTCATGGGTCCAGTTTCGACCACGATTGTCCTGGTCTATGGCGCTTACAACGGCTATGCAATCGTGTTTAGTATCACCGCAGGACTGTATATTTTAGGCACGACGTATTTCTTCCTTGTCTTCCGTCATAATAAGCCCACTTCTTAG
- the gcvH gene encoding glycine cleavage system protein GcvH, producing MSVPKDFKYSEEHEWVKQEGESVRIGITDFAQDELGDIVFVELPEVGDEVKADEPFGSVESVKTVSELYAPVSGKVVEINEELEDSPELVNESPYEKAWMIVVEPSDSGELDKLMDAEAYEQLIDED from the coding sequence ATGAGCGTACCAAAGGATTTCAAGTATTCAGAAGAGCACGAGTGGGTCAAACAAGAGGGCGAGTCTGTACGAATCGGTATCACAGATTTTGCACAGGACGAGCTAGGTGACATCGTCTTTGTCGAGCTACCAGAAGTAGGCGACGAAGTAAAAGCCGACGAGCCTTTCGGAAGCGTCGAATCTGTTAAAACTGTTTCAGAACTATATGCACCGGTTTCCGGTAAAGTAGTTGAGATCAACGAGGAGCTTGAAGATTCTCCTGAGCTAGTAAACGAATCTCCATACGAAAAAGCATGGATGATCGTAGTAGAGCCATCTGACAGCGGCGAGCTTGACAAGCTGATGGATGCAGAAGCATATGAGCAATTAATCGATGAAGACTAA
- a CDS encoding arsenate reductase family protein, with translation MTVTFYQYPACSTCKKAEKWLKDNDVSYESVHIVEDTPSKETLRELVSKSDQPIKKFFNTSGKKYRELGLKDKVQSADEDELLEILASDGMLIKRPLATDGKNVTIGFKEDIYEEMWK, from the coding sequence ATGACAGTAACGTTTTATCAATACCCAGCGTGTAGCACATGTAAAAAGGCAGAGAAGTGGTTGAAGGACAACGATGTCTCCTACGAATCGGTTCATATCGTAGAAGATACGCCTTCAAAAGAGACGCTTCGCGAGCTTGTATCTAAAAGTGACCAGCCGATCAAAAAGTTTTTCAACACGAGTGGAAAGAAATATCGCGAGCTTGGGCTTAAGGATAAGGTGCAATCTGCCGACGAAGACGAGCTTTTAGAGATCCTAGCATCGGACGGAATGTTAATTAAGCGCCCGCTTGCGACGGACGGCAAGAACGTCACGATCGGGTTTAAAGAGGATATCTATGAGGAAATGTGGAAGTAG
- a CDS encoding FAD/NAD(P)-binding protein yields MTHTWTIIGGGIQGITTAVHLLEHNIVSVQNLRIIDPHGEPLAQWRFRTNRIEMPYLRSSFVHHLSSKPFTLENHAEGDSPFLGRYKRPERAFFHEYCEQEVKRHKLDSCFIKDSVTGLKKNATWEIELASGETMYSDKVVLALGAGQKLSIPACLKPYNGQHVHHIFDTELDLESMEGKIAIIGGGITSAHTAALLSNRYPGQVTLSKRHAFRVHAFDSNPGWLGPKKMSSFKRVESYQERRSCIHEARNRGSITRDLLFKLRKLEREQKLEIITEEWTDVTRKDGRYVLFNEQTSLEVDHIVCCTGFEPVLPGKEWLQATIDAYSLPCAQCGFPILTSSLMWAEDLYAVGALAELEIGPVARNISGAQRAASRIVESQLA; encoded by the coding sequence ATGACTCATACATGGACGATTATTGGTGGCGGAATACAAGGGATCACAACTGCCGTCCACTTACTCGAGCACAACATTGTTTCAGTCCAAAACCTACGGATTATTGATCCACACGGTGAGCCGCTGGCGCAGTGGCGCTTCCGCACGAATCGAATTGAGATGCCCTACCTGCGCTCATCCTTTGTGCATCACTTATCCTCCAAGCCCTTCACGTTAGAAAATCATGCCGAAGGTGACTCACCATTTTTGGGTCGCTATAAGCGACCAGAGCGAGCATTCTTCCATGAGTATTGTGAGCAGGAAGTGAAGCGTCACAAGCTGGATTCTTGTTTTATTAAGGATTCCGTTACTGGATTAAAAAAGAATGCTACATGGGAAATAGAGCTCGCATCTGGAGAAACCATGTACTCCGATAAAGTAGTGTTAGCGTTGGGTGCTGGACAAAAGCTTTCGATTCCTGCATGTTTGAAGCCTTATAATGGGCAGCACGTGCACCACATTTTCGACACAGAATTAGACCTTGAGAGTATGGAGGGAAAGATTGCGATTATCGGGGGCGGGATTACGTCTGCGCACACGGCGGCGCTTTTGAGTAATCGATATCCTGGGCAGGTGACTTTGAGTAAGCGTCATGCGTTTAGGGTGCATGCGTTTGACTCAAATCCTGGCTGGCTCGGCCCGAAGAAGATGAGTAGTTTTAAGCGAGTCGAGAGCTATCAGGAGCGCCGGTCATGTATTCACGAGGCTCGAAATCGCGGGTCGATTACGCGTGATCTTTTGTTTAAGCTACGGAAGCTTGAGCGGGAGCAAAAGCTTGAAATTATAACAGAGGAATGGACGGATGTTACGCGTAAGGACGGGCGCTATGTGCTTTTTAATGAGCAGACTAGTTTAGAGGTTGACCACATTGTGTGCTGTACAGGATTTGAACCGGTATTGCCTGGTAAAGAGTGGCTTCAGGCTACGATTGACGCCTACTCTCTCCCTTGCGCGCAGTGTGGCTTTCCGATTTTAACGTCCTCTCTCATGTGGGCGGAGGATTTGTATGCCGTTGGCGCTCTAGCAGAGCTTGAGATTGGACCTGTCGCGCGAAATATTTCGGGAGCGCAGCGTGCTGCTTCGCGTATTGTCGAGAGTCAGCTGGCTTAG
- a CDS encoding acyl-CoA dehydrogenase family protein gives MSTTESKVKGGGFLLESISPDRIFTPEDFSDEHIMIAKTTEDFVVNKVVPEIEYIEHHEFDRSVRLMKEAGELGLLGADIPEEYGGIGLDKISSSLITEKFARAGSFSLTQGAHVGIGTLPIVFFGTEEQKHKYLPELATGEKIAAYALTEPSSGSDALGAKATAVLNEAGTHYVLNGEKQWITNAGFADVFVVYAKVDGEQFSAFIVEKEFGGVSTGPEEKKMGIKGSSTRTLILQDVEVPVDNLLGEVGKGHVIAFNILNVGRYKLGVGCIGGAKRAIELSAKYANERKQFKIPISKFTLIQKKLAEMAARTYAMESTIYRTGGLIDEAFEGLTADEQKDGVAVGKAIAEYAIECSLNKFFGSEVLDFVVDEAVQIHGGYGFMAEYEVEMMYRNSRINRIFEGTNEINRMLVPATIMRKAMKGELPLLEQAAGLQEELMMMMPQEVGDEPLEQEKYLLENAKKIFLMIAGTAAQKYGEKLQREQEMLANVADIVNEIFNLESTILRTEKAMNASGEEKAATKLLMTQIYAQEAFNHIEAIAKESLVALEDGDSLRTMLSILKKLTRHTPINLVAKKRELAQVVIAQEKYVV, from the coding sequence ATGTCAACGACTGAAAGCAAAGTTAAAGGTGGCGGATTTTTACTCGAGTCGATCTCACCAGATCGCATTTTTACACCAGAGGACTTCTCTGACGAGCATATCATGATCGCAAAAACGACAGAGGACTTCGTTGTAAACAAAGTTGTCCCTGAGATTGAGTACATTGAGCACCACGAATTTGATCGCTCTGTACGTCTTATGAAAGAAGCTGGAGAGCTCGGACTACTAGGCGCAGACATTCCAGAAGAGTACGGCGGAATTGGCCTAGATAAAATTAGCTCCTCTCTTATTACAGAAAAATTTGCCCGCGCAGGTTCCTTCTCGTTAACACAAGGAGCACACGTTGGTATCGGAACACTTCCAATCGTGTTCTTCGGAACAGAAGAGCAAAAGCATAAGTATCTACCAGAGCTTGCTACTGGTGAAAAAATTGCCGCATACGCGTTAACAGAGCCTAGCTCTGGATCAGATGCACTTGGTGCTAAGGCAACGGCTGTATTAAACGAAGCGGGTACACACTACGTGCTAAACGGAGAAAAGCAGTGGATTACGAACGCCGGCTTTGCAGACGTATTTGTTGTCTATGCAAAAGTAGACGGGGAGCAGTTCTCAGCGTTTATTGTGGAAAAAGAGTTTGGCGGTGTTTCCACAGGTCCAGAAGAAAAGAAGATGGGGATTAAAGGCTCATCGACGCGTACGCTTATTTTGCAAGACGTAGAAGTACCTGTCGATAATCTGCTTGGAGAAGTTGGCAAAGGGCACGTAATCGCATTTAACATTTTAAACGTTGGTCGCTATAAGCTTGGAGTTGGCTGTATCGGTGGCGCGAAGCGTGCGATTGAGCTATCGGCTAAATACGCAAACGAGCGCAAGCAGTTTAAAATCCCGATCTCTAAGTTTACGCTAATCCAAAAGAAGCTTGCGGAAATGGCAGCTCGCACGTACGCAATGGAAAGCACGATCTACCGTACAGGTGGCTTGATTGACGAGGCGTTTGAAGGTCTGACAGCCGATGAGCAAAAGGATGGCGTTGCGGTTGGTAAGGCAATTGCGGAATATGCAATTGAGTGCTCCCTCAACAAATTCTTCGGTTCAGAAGTGCTAGATTTCGTTGTCGATGAAGCGGTTCAAATTCACGGTGGATATGGATTTATGGCGGAGTATGAAGTGGAGATGATGTATCGTAACTCTCGCATCAATCGAATCTTCGAAGGTACAAACGAGATCAACCGTATGCTCGTGCCAGCAACAATTATGAGAAAAGCAATGAAGGGTGAGCTACCGCTATTAGAGCAGGCAGCAGGTCTTCAAGAAGAGCTCATGATGATGATGCCACAAGAAGTCGGCGATGAGCCACTTGAGCAGGAAAAGTATCTGCTTGAGAACGCGAAGAAAATCTTCCTCATGATCGCAGGAACAGCAGCACAAAAGTACGGCGAAAAGCTTCAGCGTGAGCAAGAAATGCTTGCAAACGTTGCCGATATCGTCAACGAAATCTTTAACCTAGAATCCACAATCCTTCGTACAGAAAAGGCGATGAATGCCTCTGGCGAAGAAAAAGCAGCAACAAAGCTTCTTATGACGCAAATCTATGCGCAAGAAGCATTCAATCATATCGAAGCAATTGCAAAAGAATCATTAGTAGCATTAGAAGATGGTGATAGCCTTCGTACGATGCTATCCATTCTTAAGAAGCTAACGCGTCACACTCCAATTAACCTTGTGGCGAAAAAGCGTGAGCTAGCGCAAGTAGTTATTGCACAAGAAAAGTATGTTGTTTAA